In Musa acuminata AAA Group cultivar baxijiao chromosome BXJ3-11, Cavendish_Baxijiao_AAA, whole genome shotgun sequence, one DNA window encodes the following:
- the LOC135653161 gene encoding uncharacterized protein LOC135653161, translating into MVDSVDVVLEFFRKNRFAKAEAALRGELNARSDLNGFLQKHLADEKEAGRAVEEVSSVWQQSASTRNAESSKEFIVKEIEVGGIGNGFDSKKSFGSSQGRDTGSVDLYPWNFSSTSSISNSASKEVGATVNNFAHLLIPEQPMHRHSSFALEKRDRAVGTEPDQPLEQRVSCAKGKDKAAVEVTPDINLDSDCEDKNAYSRDHFLNDLWVKNEDPLKGCTAETVFPYPLDNAASRKSGKSQESAEQNFDLQVTSENYREELPRLPPVRLKSEDKLINIQWDEKPNCHGSEIKLHNGNDAFMNGSDLDVPGGQEINSSGGRRNIGSSWFSVSQGIAEDTSDLVSGFATVGDESIDYPNEYWDSDEYDDDDDVGYTRQPIEDETWFLSHEVDYPSDNEKGTGCGSVPDHQDQASKKDEDDGHSFADSYLSGEQYFQTKNAEQVSIFEGPMCDRMPKMHRRTDENSLIAHYDEQLIDAEEPSLMHSKPVWQGFVGQHNEILMSANGKGSPGVESSSQENPLVEDGQHVSVRSIGVGINSDAAEFGSEVDEHFIRGSSEVDIKYFPDRDVSASGRRYPQNGSTGSDLNRRKREKMKQNKEDSYIIAYKKNASHAGAISDGGFSFPPSLKNGGMLDADLGKSLWSSKASAVAGNSADECANGTVTDDMLPTWRKKSSDSSPVRSSTYEKTSDAARSRNSSPSSALNYGYIDRERTGKGHTRAGETREEDPEATPEDEEIAALQEQVRQIKAQEEEFETFHLKIVHRKNRTGFEEDKNFQVVLNSVIAGRYHVTEYLGSAAFSKAIQAHDLQTGMDVCVKIIKNNKDFFDQSLDEIKLLKFVNKNDPADKYHILRLYDYFYYREHLLIVCELLKANLYEFHKFNRESGGEVYFTMPRLQSITIQCLEALQFLHGLGLIHCDLKPENILIKSYSRCEVKVIDLGSSCFETDHLCSYVQSRSYRAPEVILGLPYDKKIDIWSLGCILAELCTGNVLFLNDSPATLLARVIGIIGPIDQGMLSKGHDTYKYFTKNHRLYERNQETNRLEYLIPKKTSLSHRLPMGDQGFIDFVAYILETNPKKRPSASEALKHPWLSYPYEPISS; encoded by the exons ATGGTGGACTCGGTGGATGTGGTGTTGGAATTCTTTAGGAAGAATCGGTTTGCGAAGGCTGAGGCTGCTCTGCGAGGGGAGCTCAACGCGCGGTCAGATTTGAACGGGTTTCTTCAGAAGCACCTAGCCGACGAGAAAGAAGCGGGAAGAGCCGTTGAAGAGGTTAGCAGTGTATGGCAGCAAAGCGCGAGCACACGGAATGCGGAGAGTTCGAAAGAGTTCATTGTCAAGGAGATTGAAGTAGGCGGCATCGGGAATGGGTTCGACAGCAAGAAGAGTTTTGGTTCTTCTCAGGGTAGGGACACGGGCTCGGTAGATCTGTACCCATGGAATTTTAGTTCCACTAGCAGCATTTCTAATTCAGCTTCAAAAGAGGTTGGTGCCACTGTCAACAATTTTGCTCACCTCCTGATACCAGAACAACCAATGCATCGACACAGTTCTTTTGCATTAGAGAAGAGAGATCGTGCTGTTGGAACTGAGCCTGATCAGCCATTGGAGCAAAGGGTTTCTTGTGCTAAGGGCAAAGACAAAGCTGCAGTTGAAGTGACGCCTGATATTAACCTAGATAGTGATTGTGAGGATAAAAATGCATATTCTCGAGACCATTTTCTCAATGACCTGTGGGTGAAAAATGAGGACCCATTGAAGGGATGCACCGCGGAGACGGTTTTTCCATATCCCTTGGATAATGCAGCCTCCAGAAAGTCAGGGAAGTCTCAAGAAAGTGCAGAACAGAACTTTGATCTACAGGTAACTAGTGAAAATTACAGGGAGGAACTACCAAGACTGCCTCCTGTACGGCTTAAGTCTGAAGACAAGTTAATTAATATTCAGTGGGATGAAAAGCCTAATTGCCATGGATCTGAAATTAAGCTACACAATGGCAATGATGCCTTTATGAATGGGTCTGACCTTGATGTGCCAGGTGGGCAGGAGATTAACTCTTCAG GTGGCAGGCGAAACATTGGAAGTAGTTGGTTTTCTGTAAGTCAAGGTATTGCTGAGGACACTTCTGATTTGGTATCTGGTTTTGCTACTGTTGGTGATGAATCTATTGACTATCCAAATGAATATTGGGATTCTGATGagtatgacgatgatgatgatgttggatACACAAGGCAGCCCATCGAAGATGAAACCTGGTTTCTATCACATGAAGTTGATTATCCAAGTGATAACGAAAAAGGGACAGGTTGTGGAAGTGTGCCTGATCATCAGGACCAGGCTTCCAAAAAGGATGAAGATGATGGTCATTCTTTTGCTGACTCATACTTGTCTGGCGAGCAGTATTTCCAGACAAAAAATGCTGAACAAGTTTCTATTTTCGAGGGCCCCATGTGTGATAGGATGCCAAAAATGCATAGGAGAACAGATGAGAACAGTCTAATAGCTCATTATGATGAGCAATTGATAGATGCTGAAGAACCAAGTTTGATGCATTCAAAACCTGTTTGGCAGGGTTTTGTTGGACAACACAATGAAATATTGATGTCAGCAAATGGGAAAGGCTCACCTGGGGTTGAATCAAGTTCACAGGAGAATCCTCTTGTAGAAGATGGTCAGCATGTCTCAGTCAGGTCAATTGGCGTGGGCATAAATAGTGATGCTGCTGAATTTGGCAGTGAAGTTGATGAGCATTTCATCAGAGGAAGTAGTGAAGTGGACATAAAATACTTCCCTGATCGTGATGTCAGTGCAAGCGGCAGAAGGTATCCTCAAAATGGTTCCACTGGTAGTGATTTGAATAGGAGAAAGAGGGaaaagatgaaacaaaataaagagGACAGTTACATTATTGCATATAAAAAGAATGCAAGCCATGCTGGAGCAATCTCTGATGGGGGCTTTTCCTTCCCACCTTCTCTGAAAAATGGGGGCATGCTGGATGCTGATCTGGGCAAATCATTGTGGTCAAGCAAAGCCAGTGCTGTAGCTGGTAATAGTGCTGATGAATGTGCGAATGGTACAGTTACAGACGACATGCTCCCCACTTGGAGGAAAAAAAGCAGTGATTCTTCTCCTGTAAGGAGTTCCACATATGAGAAAACATCTGATGCTGCTAGATCAAGAAACTCAAGTCCATCATCAGCCTTAAACTATGGTTATATAGATAGAGAGCGGACTGGTAAAGGGCACACTAGAGCAGGTGAAACGAGGGAAGAAGACCCTGAGGCAACACCAGAAGACGAAGAAATAGCTGCATTGCAGGAACAAGTAAGACAGATAAAAGCTCAAGAGGAAGAATTTGAGACCTTCCATCTTAAGATAGTGCATCGAAAAAACAG AACTGGCTTTGAAGAAGACAAAAATTTCCAGGTGGTTCTGAACTCTGTCATTGCTGGACGCTATCATGTTACCGAGTACCTAGGTTCCGCTGCATTTAGCAAAGCTATTCAAGCACATGACTTGCAAACTGGCATGGACGTGTGCGTGAAAATTATCAAGAATAACAAAGATTTCTTTGATCAGAGTCTGGATGAAATCAAGCTTCTGAAATTTGTCAATAAGAACGATCCTGCTGACAAGTATCATATTCTACGCCTGTATGATTATTTCTATTATCGG GAACACTTGTTGATAGTTTGTGAACTTCTCAAGGCCAACTTATATGAATTTCACAAGTTTAATAGGGAATCTGGAGGGGAGGTTTATTTCACAATGCCGAGGCTGCAG TCAATTACAATTCAATGTCTGGAGGCACTTCAGTTTTTGCATGGCCTTGGTCTTATTCATTGTGATCTGAAACCTGAGAATATATTAATAAAGAGCTACAGTAGGTGTGAAGTTAAAGTCATTGACCTTGGTAGTAGCTGCTTTGAAACAGATCATTTATGTTCCTATGTGCAGTCACGATCCTATCGCGCCCCTGAGGTTATTTTGGGGCTCCCATATGATAAAAAGATAGACATATGGTCGCTGGGATGCATCTTGGCTGAACTTTGCACCGGAAAT GTTCTTTTCCTAAATGACTCTCCTGCAACGCTTCTGGCACGTGTGATTGGAATCATTGGTCCCATTGACCAAGGGATGCTTTCAAAGGGACATGATACATACAAATATTTTACAAAAAACCACAGGTTATATGAAAGGAATCAG GAAACCAATAGGCTAGAGTACTTGATTCCAAAGAAGACATCATTAAGTCACCGGCTGCCAATGGGTGATCAAGGCTTTATTGATTTTGTTGCTTATATTCTTGAAACAAATCCAAAGAAGCGGCCGAGTGCCTCAGAAGCACTGAAGCATCCATGGCTTTCCTATCCTTATGAACCAATATCATCTTGA
- the LOC103970786 gene encoding protein GID8 homolog, protein MSKKVITREEWERKLKDVKISKKDMNKLVMNFLVTEGYVDAAEKFRIESGTEPDIDLATITDRMAVKKALQSGNVEDAIEKVNDLNPTILDTNPQLYFHLQQQRLIELIRTGNVEEALEFAQEELAPRGEENQNFLEELERTVALLAFDDVKNCPYGELLDVSQRLKTASELNAAILTSQSHEKDPKLPTLLKMLILAQNQLDEKAVYPRINDITAAVLEDDPTV, encoded by the exons ATGTCGAAGAAGGTAATTACGAGAGAGGAGTGGGAGAGGAAGCTCAAGGATGTCAAGATTAGTAAGAAGGACATGAACAAGCTCGTAATGAACTTTCTTGTCACTGAAGGCTATGTAGATGCTGCCGAGAAGTTCCGGATTGAGTCCGGCACCGAGC CGGACATTGACCTCGCCACGATAACTGATCGCATGGCTGTCAAGAAGGCTCTGCAGTCTGGCAACGTCGAAGATGCTATCGAGAAAGTTAATGATTTGAACCCTACG ATTCTAGATACCAATCCCCAACTCTATTTCCATCTACAGCAACAGCGATTGATTGAGTTGATCCGCACTGGCAATGTAGAAGAAGCTCTAGAGTTTGCCCAGGAGGAGCTTGCGCCAAGGGGAGAAGAAAAT CAAAATTTTCTTGAAGAATTGGAGAGGACAGTTGCGCTTCTGGCATTTGATGATGTAAAGAATTGTCCTTATGGAGAACTTCTAGATGTTTCACAACGCTTGAAAACTGCAAGTGAGCTTAATGCTGCCATACTAACAAGCCAAAGTCATGAGAAAG ATCCAAAGCTTCCAACTTTGCTGAAGATGCTGATATTGGCTCAGAACCAGCTGGATGAGAAGGCTGTTTATCCAAGAATCAATGATATAACAGCAGCAGTCCTGGAAGACGACCCAACGGTCTAA